The nucleotide window GAGGCTGGCTTGCGGCACGGGTCTGTCTGCTTTGGTGTGCCGCCCGTCCTCAGGGATCGCCGAATGccctggcaagcctggctgctgcgggtggCGCGTGGGGAAATGGACGTTGCTCTAGGCCGCGCGgggtctctctctcacgcacacgctctctctctctctctctcggtCACGGAacacgccggcggcgactgtGAGGTACCTACCAGGCGGCATGAGGTAGGGGACcctgcggcgccggggccgccgttggcctAGCTATTTCATGGCGCGATGTGACCAAAGTGCCCTCGTCTCAAAGGGTTACACACAAACCGTCCCGTGGTCCGTCCCTAATTGCCACGCGTGTGTGATTCCGAAAGCCTCGGGACAGTCGCCAGAGCATCTTTGGCGGTGCGAAGTGGCAACGGAACCCTTCTgagaaaaagaaaaacaaaaaaaaaagctcGCAACGTGCAGCGTCATTGCCGGTGTggacggccggcggcggcgagcagaaAGTCAAGTGCGACACCAGGGAGAAGCAGTATATATACCGTATTGTGCTGGCCCACGACAGCGTCTGCAGGCCATCGACAAGAAAGATCTCCCCGCGCGCCGATTAAACCTGCCTTGACTTGGAATTCTTCGCGTACCGACAAGCATACCGAGTTGATGACcatggtcgccgtggccgcacCACGTACTGCCGAGGCACTGGCACCTGGCAAGCGAGACGCAGGTGCTGCCAGAAGCCCCTTGTCTGCTTCACCTGAGCCGGctcagcaacaacagcagcagacgcagcaGGAACCCCCGGCCGCATTCACCGACGATCCTAGGCCGAAACCCAGGTTCAACTTCACGACACCACAGGACGCAGACAATTTCGACTCATACGAGTCAACAATCGAGGCCTGCGACGGCATTGCCCGGAGCCTGGGCATGGGCGAGATCAAGAGCAACAAGGAGTACTACCTCAACATGATCAAGAAAAACGGCAGGCCGAAGCATTGGAAGGACCCACACCGAaccgacgagcagctggcaGAGTCGATGGAGCTGATACGCAGATCCGGCCTGAACACGGCCGAGGTCCTGCGCATGAGCCTAcccgaggccgtccgcccgcccatgcCCGACTACAACGCAGGGCCCGAGATgtctgacgacgaggaagacggcaCGGCAAAGCAAAGACGGGAGCCGCGGCCATCAAATTGAGGCAGGACCAGGGAGTCTCGCTAGTACTGCTTCCTTCGCGCAACAAAGAAGCCGAGACCTGGCGATGTTGCATTTACGGGGCCGTGCGTGGAGAAGAGGCTGGTGTATTCAAAAACGAGTCTGCTCAAGCTACCCTATCGGCAATAGACTGAATGCGAGCACCGAGGGTGAAGCCGTACGTGACCGCCGACACAAACGTGGTGAGATtgacgagcgacgagacTCCATGCAACATACCGAACCTCTTGTTCAGCGCCTGCATCTCGTCCGAGTGCGGGCCCTCCGCGTACCACTCCTTGCCATCTCGCTTCACTGCAACTAATGAGCCTCGCTTCATTCACATCGTAGAAGACTTGACAAaccttggccgcggcgctcctTCATGGTCTTGGTCGTGGCGGGGCCAATGACGGCGAGGTTGGCGAGGCCCGTCACGAACATGGCCGCGATGGGCACCAGAGAGTCCCATTTGCTCGAGTCGTGTAACAAACCTGAGATTCCCGATGGCACGCCGTTAAGGGTGTTTCCGGGAAAAGTGAGAGCGAGAACGATGGGGATGACAGTCTGGATGCTAAAGTAGATGGGGAACAAGTTGGTCTGGGCAGCCGAGAAGGCAGGGCGGTCAATCGACTTGTACAAGACCGGTCCGTTGACGAAGGACTGAACATGGCCATTAGCGACGTCCACGGCTGTTGCAGTCAGTGCCGGAGGGGGCGGACTTGCATGGAAAAAGGACGTCCCGAGTAGGGTGCCGTAGCTGTGGCCTTGTAAGCTCAGTCCGAAACAGGCATCTACGAAGCATCTCATGGTTCCTCTCTCAACAACGTCAGATGCCATTTGTGACAAGGGGACGTACGAGATGATGTGGTACGGCGCCACAGAGACCAGGATGGGGTTGGCCATGCTGCCTGGGTGTGCGCAAGGGCGATATAGGACAATGTGACAGAGGTAGCGAcgttgaggacgaggagagcggaGCGCCGGCCGGAAGCAGGCGGTAATGAGGTCATGCCTGGATCACGTGGCCTCGCGACTGACCCGCGTCGTGTCGCGCCCATGATGACTTTTGGGCTATTTATTGGTGCGTCGGCTCACCCGCCCACTGTCACTTGCCTCTAGCTGAAGCGCCTGGTACAGGTATCCACCCACTCAGTTGGCGGCGTTGTTGCTCTCATAGAATCCACCGCGGCCTTCTGCCTAGAACGGATTGCCGTTTCGCTGCCCACACGAACGCCTGGCCTACCGTGCCGCTCCCGTCTCCCATTGAAAAGGCCATGTCTGCCTGGTGAAGATTGCCGTTTGACTTCCTCCCCAAATTGCCttatcatcgtcgtcgtcgtcgccgccccctccgtcAACATGGCTGACAAGGAGGCGACCGTCTTCATCCTGGACCTCggcgcctccatggccaaggccaacagcgggcgccgcgagTCGGACCTGGACTGGTGCATGCGCTTCGTTTGGAACAAGATCACTGATATCATCTCTGCCAACCGCAAAACCCTgtgcgtcggcgtcctcggcctaCGCACCGACGAGACATGCAACACTCTgcaggatgacgacggctaTGAGAACATCTCGGTCTTGCGGGAGCTGGGTCAGATGACCATGCCCGGCTTGCGTTCCCTCCAAGCCGCCATTAAGCCCAGCAAATCCTGGTCCGGTGACGCCATatccgccatcgtcgttgccgtcgacaTGATCGACAACCTTACCAAGCAACTCAAGTACATTCGACGGGTCTACCTCATTACCGATGGCCGGGCGGACATGGATGCGGATGATGTCGGCGATATTGCCAAGAAGATGAATGACTCCAAGATCCAGTTGACCGTCCTGTCAGTCActcgcccatgccgccggggAGCGTCGCTGATTTTTGCTGCAGAGGGGTCGActttgacgatgccgagtACGGTTTCAAGGAAGAGGACAAGCCGCCTACCAAGGTATGAGTCCGTGCCGGCCAAGTCGAAATGGTCTAACCGTCCCGGGGTTTGTAGGCTGCCAACGAGGCAACGCTGAGGGAATTGACAGAGCGTTGCGACAACGGCGTGTTTGCAACCATGGCGGAGGCTATTGATGATCTCGAGACCCCGAGGGCCAAGGTTGTCAAGCCATACAAGACCTACGACGGCTTGCTTACTCTCGGCGACCCGGAGGACCCGACGGCCATGACCATTGGAGTCGAGCGATACTTCAAGACGCATCTCGCTCGGCCCCAGGGCGCaagcaccgtcgtcgtcaaggccgagacgCAATCAACCCAGAccctggacgaggacgacgccatggaTGGAGTCGACTTCTCTGCGGTGAAGCAGGCAAGGACCTACAAGGTCAACGATCCAGACGCGCCAGGCGGCAAACGCGACGTCGAGTACGAATCGCTTGCCAAGGGATACGAGTATGGGAGAACCGCGGTGCACATTAGCGAGTCGGAACACAACATCACCAAGCTTGAGACACTAAAAAGCTTCTCAATCGTTGGATTCATCCCAGACGACAAGGTACGTGTGAAGAGAGCGGCCAGGTGTGATGCTGTGCATCGCTAAAAACCAACGGCAGTTTGAACCCTTTCTCAACATGGGCGAGACGTGCGTCACGTACGCACGCAAGAACGATACCAAGTCTGAGATTGCTCTATCTTCACTGATTTGGGCATTGCACGAACTCGGGTCCTATGCGGTGGCCCGCATCGTGGCAAAAGACAACAAGGACCCCCTGCTGGTACTTTTGGCGCCAGGCGTGGGGAAAAAGTTTGAGTGTCTTTATGACGTTCCACTCCCGTTTGCAGAAGACGTCCGTGGCTATCAATTCCCCCCTCTTGATAAAGTCATGACGGTCAGCGGACAGGTCTTGACAAAGCACCGGCTGCTGCCGTCAGACGAGCTGTCCAGGGCCATGGATGACTACGTTGACGCCATGGATCTGTCGGGTGACGTATCTGAAGACAACCAGT belongs to Purpureocillium takamizusanense chromosome 1, complete sequence and includes:
- a CDS encoding uncharacterized protein (COG:S~EggNog:ENOG503P3JE~TransMembrane:2 (i105-124o149-169i)) — encoded protein: MANPILVSVAPYHIISYVPLSQMASDVVERGTMRCFVDACFGLSLQGHSYGTLLGTSFFHASPPPPALTATAVDVANGHVQSFVNGPVLYKSIDRPAFSAAQTNLFPIYFSIQTVIPIVLALTFPGNTLNGVPSGISGLLHDSSKWDSLVPIAAMFVTGLANLAVIGPATTKTMKERRGQVKRDGKEWYAEGPHSDEMQALNKRFGMLHGVSSLVNLTTFVSAVTYGFTLGARIQSIADRVA
- the YKU80 gene encoding ATP-dependent DNA helicase yku80 (BUSCO:EOG09261ACJ~COG:L~EggNog:ENOG503NWV8) translates to MADKEATVFILDLGASMAKANSGRRESDLDWCMRFVWNKITDIISANRKTLCVGVLGLRTDETCNTLQDDDGYENISVLRELGQMTMPGLRSLQAAIKPSKSWSGDAISAIVVAVDMIDNLTKQLKYIRRVYLITDGRADMDADDVGDIAKKMNDSKIQLTVLGVDFDDAEYGFKEEDKPPTKAANEATLRELTERCDNGVFATMAEAIDDLETPRAKVVKPYKTYDGLLTLGDPEDPTAMTIGVERYFKTHLARPQGASTVVVKAETQSTQTLDEDDAMDGVDFSAVKQARTYKVNDPDAPGGKRDVEYESLAKGYEYGRTAVHISESEHNITKLETLKSFSIVGFIPDDKFEPFLNMGETCVTYARKNDTKSEIALSSLIWALHELGSYAVARIVAKDNKDPLLVLLAPGVGKKFECLYDVPLPFAEDVRGYQFPPLDKVMTVSGQVLTKHRLLPSDELSRAMDDYVDAMDLSGDVSEDNHYPDEYAPIDETYNPSIHRINHAIKQRAVHPEEPVTETPAELLKFSTPPEYVMAKIQGQINALVDAAEVKKVPPKAKGRRNRETVKPISGLDVDALLGGERKGRISRENPVPDFKRALAVAEEVGEIEDAAKQMGAIVRSLVTDSFGDSKYAQAMECIGTMRDELTDLEEPDVYNSFVRDLKKGLLSGALGGDRRDFWFKVRWSRQGLIEQDQSEVSKVTHEEAEEFYKSR